The following proteins are encoded in a genomic region of Iodidimonas sp. SYSU 1G8:
- a CDS encoding VOC family protein, with translation MTIPVVFHHVGITVSNLERSVQWYREVFGLEPAFALEVSGPSADRNLRLPPHVHRAVLIPVGNFAIELLEFIPARRPMDQRQDDVGYVYLCFVVDDIEDVYARLTAMGHDFHTEPVYAGDEGQIAGSKFCIMRDPDGKTIEFVQPGPGMQVAALHVAAARKDVDLARPQIFKD, from the coding sequence TTGACCATACCAGTGGTTTTCCATCACGTCGGCATCACGGTGAGCAATCTGGAGCGCTCCGTGCAATGGTATCGCGAGGTCTTCGGCCTCGAGCCGGCCTTTGCGCTGGAGGTCTCCGGCCCCAGCGCCGACAGGAATTTGCGCCTGCCGCCGCATGTCCATCGCGCGGTGCTGATCCCTGTCGGTAATTTCGCCATCGAACTGCTGGAATTCATTCCCGCGCGCCGTCCGATGGACCAGCGCCAGGACGATGTGGGCTATGTGTATCTGTGCTTCGTCGTCGACGACATCGAGGATGTCTACGCCCGGCTCACGGCCATGGGGCACGACTTTCATACCGAACCGGTCTATGCGGGCGACGAAGGACAGATCGCCGGGTCCAAGTTCTGCATCATGCGCGATCCCGACGGCAAGACCATCGAGTTCGTCCAGCCCGGTCCCGGCATGCAGGTCGCGGCGCTGCACGTCGCCGCCGCCCGCAAGGATGTTGACCTCGCCAGACCGCAAATCTTCAAGGACTGA